One Oryctolagus cuniculus chromosome 7, mOryCun1.1, whole genome shotgun sequence genomic window, TTATTTTAAATGGATGATTATAGTTTTAGGTTGGAAAACAGAGAGACAGCCATTGATTAAGAGACAGAAATCGTTCTGGGGTATAGATTTTCTTTCCAGTCTGAAAAGCAGAGatctgggggtgggcatttggcgtcAAGTGTAAGACAGacacatcatcacatcacataccagagtgcctggacttgattcgtggctctggctcctgactccagcttcttactaatgcacatcctgggaggcagtggtgatggctccaataaTGGGCTTTCTGCCAACCAggagggagagctggattgagtttctggtccTGCTTGGTCTtgggccattgtgagcatttgaagagtgaactggcagatggaagatttcggTCTctcagtaagtaaataaaatttggaaaaaaaatctaatttccaAATGTTACAACATGCTAAATAACAGTGGTATTGATATGCAATAGAAATTAACTATATTGGTTTCTAATAAAAAGTATGATTACTACTCAGGCTAGTATGTGCAGGAAATGACTGAGCCTATGCAAAGAAATCACTTGTCTTCATTGATTTTCACACATTTACCCAAGTGAGCATATGAATATGCAATGAGACACATATTGCAATCAGAGTGGCACTTCAAAATTCATATTTGAACAAACCATTTCTCTGCTGTAAAGAACTTCCAAGGTTCCCGTTACTTATAGGATAAAGTCTATAACCCTAAACAAAGACTGAAAAACAAATGGCATGCTTATCTCTGGATCTTCACCTTGAGTCAGGTTCTCATTAGTTGCCCAAACCCCAGTCATCAGGGCCTTCTTTTGTATCTTTCAACAGACTTTTGTTCTGTACCTTTAGAGGTTTTCCTCTGCTTGAAATACTTTTAATTCCTTCcttatgccttttatttttaattttttaatttattttttatttttattttttgacaggcagtgtggacagtgagagagagagacacagagagaaaggtcttccttttgcggttggttcaccctccaatggctgccgtggccggcgagctgcggccggcacaccacgctgatctgaagccaggggccaggcgcttctcctggtctcccatggggtgcagggcccaagcacttgggccatcctccactgcactcccaggccataggagagctggcctggaagaggggcaaccgggacagaatccagggccccgactgggactagaaccctgggtgctggcgctgctaggcggaggattagcctattgagcctcagcgctggcctcCTTATGCCTTTTAAAGTTATTTCCTCAAGAACCCCTTCACTAATTTTCCAGGTTCCTCTGCTGAAACAGCACTTGATcttcccttgatttttttttttaaagatttatttatttgaaaggcagagcaacaaagaaagagatggaaaggaagagacagagagtgatactttccagccactggttcactcactgaatggctgcaacagccaggaataggccatggatgccaggagccaggaactccacatgtgtctcccacacaggtggcaggaactcaagtacttcaaccatcatatgctgcttcccagatacattagcagggagctaggttggaagcagggtagccagacttgaaccagaactgatacatgggatgtgggcatggcaagcagagcttaacctgctgtgccacaacactcacctcccctgatatttttattcacagcaaatattacattttttgtggtTACTAGGCAAATGTTCATCTATAATTTATCTGCAAGGTATATAAGCAGAGTTCACTTCTGTTTTGCTCATGATATCTCTAGTGTTTTTCCCTGTACCAAGCACATATTAGGCATATAATTGTTTCCAATAAGAATAAATGAGCAGATTCAGAAATATCCCAGAACAGTGAAATAAATGATGAGATTTTACTatctgaattaatttttatattcatgcACAGAATAATTCAGTACATTTTACATGCAGTGTGTTCTACGCATGAAATAACATACAGTGGTAACAGTGCAGTTTGGCTTCCTTGGGGAACAGACTTTAAGATAGCAATGTGCTTGCAGGGCATTCATTTATTGGGGGGTGCTATTAGAAGGAGGAGCGACCAGTTAGGGGCGGGGCAATATAGCAGGATGGACAAGGGAAAGCTGAACTCTGCTGAAGTACCAGACAGCTTAGGTGATCCCCTAGGTCATCTTAAAGTTGGGATGGCTCCTCAATGACGTCTTGAATTAGGGGAGAGGACCAGGCCTTAATATCCCTGCATCAGATAGTTACTGGATATCTGCTACCCTGGAAGGGGCATGGAAGGTGGGTACTCATTAACGGAGGGCAATTTGCACAGAGGaactcagcagagagctgtcaaCCATGAACATTCCCAGTAGCGATGGGATGAGTGCCTTAGTCTTCAATGGGTTGAGGAATAGGTGTGGATAGGTGAGGCATGAGACAGCATCCACTACAGGTGACCGACAGGAACAGTGAATACTTTACATCAAGATTCTATTTCCATTCTTGAAATTATGAAACAGCAACattccagcaaaaaaaaaatttacttcaaaTGCCAGTTACTGGAATTATGGTAACTTTTTATagtgaggaaaaagaaaaccaagccCAAGGAAAAGGGCTCTAAGCAGTGAGGGAAGTCCTTTGAGGGAACACTTATTCTAGAAGATTTTTCCCTCAACTTTAAGTcagatgaaaaattaaaataaaagaaaggaaggaaggaggtggattgagggagggagtgggggggggagtatggttatcttcttagaattgtacctatgaaatacatgaaatctgctctctttacattacaaaaattaaaaaagttaaatgcatatcaaaaccagaagcaagcaaacaaaaactacaTACTTCACATTCACTGctgtttactttaaaaagttcatagacaatCATGCACCAATGATATTATTCCAGAATGCAAGTGTTGGATAATTTCCTCTTTAGTTTTGTAAACATTTAACTTACATTATAATGCACTTTGCAATCAACAAAATACTGCTTCttacattttgatattttgattctCACAATAACCCCATTCAGATCAACCATTTGCTCAAAACCATGAAAGGGTAAGGTAAATGTGTGTTTTTGAATTAGTGGCTGAAGGTTTGTGATAACAGGGACAATATCTTTACTGTTCAATGAGGTTTCACTAATGTCTATAATGATGCCTGAAACAAtagcattcaataaataattgtCAAATAAATTCCTGAGTATTTGTGGTTTCTCTGTTGCCTGTGTTTTTCACAGTATTTATATAATATACTGGTGCGCTTATAAGTAGTAGATTCATTGAtacatatataagatatatagTATAAAGCAGTTGAGTAGATTATACCTAGTTTGTtctataaaatatgaaacaatatATATCTTGTGACCTTTGAGTAAAAAAGTTGGAAATATCTGGACTCAGTGACATTTAGTTATCATCTTCCTTGTCAGTTTGGATAGGAATTAACTTGGTCTTAGAAAATCAGACAGAGGGGAAAATGTGTTTCATGATTAATCAAAGTATCTGACTTTTTGAAAGAAACATCTATAAAAgagtgtctaattttttttttaacttaatgctAGACTACAGGGCAGATGAGAAGGTGTAAAGGTAtcagaattttattatttctaaatttgtgatttttgataaattttggAAGTGAACTTAAAGATGACTCAtaagcctggctcctgactatggtAATAATAATACTATTCATTCATGTACTGTAAACATTAGGTTGAAAGATGAGCTGTCTCTTCAAAGCCTGCAAAAAACTAATGTGGAACACCTGATATTTGACTGTGCTTCCAGATGGAGGGACAGCTTGACAAATGCCATCATAatttacaacttttaaaaaagtgtggtGTGAATGCATTTGCAGTAAGCTTTAAACAGCTTGGATTATTTACAGGTACAAATGTGTTTAGTGTGGAATTTCAATGAATTTAATACATTATTAGATTCAATCACCAATCACAGAGCATAGGTGTGGCATGTGAGCAATGTGATTAAATACCTTAATTAAGTATTTCAGAACAGAATACATCTGCTTGGTGAAGTTGAGGTGATGCTAACATAGCGTTTAAATTTCATGTTTGGTAGCTGACTGGTGCTCACGAAGCTCTTGTTTTTTTAAGGTAGCATATTTTGGAATGATCCTCTGGGGTGGTTTAGGAGAACTATatggaaatagaaaaacaagTATGGAAACACAGTATCTAACAATTAAGGGTAACTTGAATACTTGTACCCATAAAACAAACTATTGATTAGTAATTATTCCTATTTGTGTTAAAGCATAATTTAAAGAGCACATGTCTACATCCCTGGAGGTTAGGATATTCAAAGTTGAACCTTACTGAACTGGCAAAGGAATCATATGTATGGACTTATATAGATGTCATATTATTcatacattgtatatatatatatgtaactttaTACCTAATCTGTCTATGCATATGTGCATGTATGAAGGTTTCATGcatttatatgtatttgtgtgggtatatatatacataatggtatttcaaaaagttcagggaaatggaattaaaataaatttattttggtgcaaaaaagttttgaaatctgtgcaaaaAGTTCACAGgtaatgtatattatgaaaataaactatGTATGGATTCCAAATTTTTACTGGTTACAGTCAAAAAccaaatataaaattcaaaatttatttataatttatttatttatatatctctgcttgtatatttttaatatttatcccCAAGAGGATATAGATGGCCTGCAGGCAGGTAAATTATGGCTGTTGGGAGATGAGGAACAACTGACTCTGGAACATGATTCCATGAAAAGGAAAGTGGTTAACTTGACACATTTTTACTAGAAACCCATTGATAGACATGGTGATTTATATACCAGCAACATATGGAATGCTGAGAAGTCATTGTGAAGTGAAAGGTTTCTAAAATGTACTGTTTAGTGCATGAAACAGGCTGAGGGTCTACTCTGTTAATCCTATCCCCAAGTATTCTTGTCTTTCATGGTTCTGTCCTGGACTAGACCATTACATCATTGGGCCTGCTCTTCTTGGAGCAGAAGACAGAAGTCACAGTGATATAATGGAAACAACATCTGATAGGTTTCTCACTGTAAATAGGGTGTTATGAGTCAGATTGACAGAGACTGCAATGGGTCTAATTTTATTGGTGGTGGAGATGGGTCAGTGAAGGCTTCTCTGAGACCTAGAAGGGGGAACAAGCAGAGAAAATGTTGCTTTGTGGTTGGAACATAATGAGTCAAGGCAAGAGTGGCCCTAGGTGAGGTTGGAGAGGAGGCGAAGTCAAGTCATTCAGAGGTCAACAGGGGGTTTGTATTATATTGACCTCACTGGGCCTTTCAAAGATGTATACTGTGTGTTTGGTGTGGCTGAATTAATAGTTTAAAACTCAGCCCGGAGTACACAGCAGGTAAGAGTAGACTCTGTGGCAAGAGTAGCCTGGACCATGGTGGGTGAATGGACCATGTTTGATGTGTGAAGATGGAGAAATGAATGATCCAAGATCTATTTAGGAGGTTGAATTTTTATAGCTTTGGGATGCTTTAAATGATGGAGTGAGCGAAAGGGAGTAAAAGATTATTCCTAGGTTCCTATTCAACGTTCTGGTTTAATGAACAACATTTGATTCAAGAAAAATGTTGAGGCTAATgcagtggtacagcaggttaagctgctggctgggatgcaggcatccattGGGGCACAGGTTCccgtcccagctgccccacttcccattcagcttactgttaatgtgcctgggaaggcaatggaagatgacccaagtgcttgggtccctgtacccacatgagagacccagaagaagctcctggctcctggctttggattggcccatctcaagccattggggccatttggagagtgaaccagaggatggaaggcctttctcactgtctctccctctttctgtttgtgactctgtctttcaaataaataaatcaatctttaaaataagtttcTGTCCCATAGTAAGTTCCTGCCTCTGGAAAGTGATCTGATGACTTGTTCAGAGACAGCCTTCTCAACCACTCAAGGTACCCACATCCAAGTTATTCTGATCCATTCCTCTTATTCGCCAAGCTGACATCAACATATTTCTCACTTTAAGTAGGATCTCCATGAGAGTGAGGCGTCTTCTGCACGACTATTGTCAGCAAACCTGGCACTGGCCTGCGCCTTGATGATGCAAACAAAGATTTGTTGATGAAGGTGATGGGTGAACGAACAAAAACATGATACAAGGGGATAATACCTGATTCCAAGCTGGTCACAATCTAGCCAGGAGGATTTAGCAAGTGCCATACATACTGTAATAGAATCAAGTAGAAAGTTTTATAAGAGACGGGGATGCTTCTAGCCAGGGGAGAAAAGAAGAGTGGAATATTTTTTGGAGTGGAACCACCTCTAAATGAATTTGCCCCCTTCTCTCTAGCAAGCTTAGTAGGGAAACATAAAGAATCGATCTTCAAAAGTGCTTCCCATTTTACAGTAATacgcatactttttaaaaatagccagcAGAATGGATTCTTCTGCAAAAGTGCAACCTTGGCTAGGCACCCCCAGACACACTTAATCCCGCGGCTGCTGGCGGGGGCTGTTTTCCCTCGCCTCGCCCCCGCGCCCCCGAGAGACTGGCACCTCTGAGCCGACCCGACTCACGCGCCCTCCTCGGCGGCCCGCTTCCTTGTagggtgggtggagggggagTCACCACCTCAGCCCCGGGGAGTTCCTGAAGATGCTGTTGCCCGGAGACACTGTTTCCGTCCCTGTGGAGGTTCCTGCAGAAGAAAGGACCAGGGCAGCCTGAGACCTGGAGCGCAGAGTGCCGTCGCTTAGTCTCCAGAAGAGCCCGGTACCTGGCCCGCGCCTGCCCAACTCGGCCTCTCCGAGTGGGGAGAGCAGAGGCCAGCGCGCCTGCCCTTCCTCCCGCCGGGACCGCGGGCGCGCGGCCAACGAAGCCGGGCGGCCAGGGCAGCTGTGCCGGGCTCCcggagccgcaggaccgagcgcAGCCCCGCCCCGGGGGCGTCGCCGTCCCGCCCCGCGCCGCGCTGCGGGCCCGACTCTCCTATTTCCACTCGCGCTCAGCCGCGCTGTCACTTCCGTCTCTGACTGGAGCCCGAGGACGAGGGAGGGTCTCCGACTGTAGGCACTGCCATGGCCCGGGTGCTTAGCAAGGACGCGGCGGACATCGAGGTACAGGCTGCGCGCCGGCTGGCCCGGGGCGGGCGGGGAGCCCCAGCTGGCCATTGCCGGGGGCCGCGGCTCCGGGGGGAAGAGTGGGAGACGCGGGAAACTTTACCCCTGCTGGAGACCCGCGGAGCAGGCAGAGGAGCGCGGAGCCGAGCCCCGCGCGGACAGGCGGGGACAGAGCCTGAGGACCACCCGCGACCACAGGGGTGCCCCTTCCACGGGA contains:
- the LOC138850360 gene encoding uncharacterized protein, with protein sequence MAVPTESRARSAARGGTATPPGRGCARSCGSGSPAQLPWPPGFVGRAPAVPAGGRAGALASALPTRRGRVGQARARYRALLETKRRHSALQVSGCPGPFFCRNLHRDGNSVSGQQHLQELPGAEVVTPPPPTLQGSGPPRRALCMALAKSSWLDCDQLGIRYYPLVSCFCSFTHHLHQQIFVCIIKAQASARFADNSRAEDASLSWRSYLK